A single Lynx canadensis isolate LIC74 chromosome D2, mLynCan4.pri.v2, whole genome shotgun sequence DNA region contains:
- the PLAU gene encoding urokinase-type plasminogen activator, translating to MRILMTCLLLCVLVVSDSEGSHELHPVSDASNCGCLNGGTCVSYKYFSNIQRCSCPKKFQGEHCEIDTSKTCYQGNGHSYRGKANTDIVGRPCLAWNSAAVLLKEYHALRSDALQLGLGKHNYCRNPDNQRKPWCYVQVGLNQLVQQCMVHDCSFGKRPLSPPGKSPLSPPKTAEFQCGQKALRPRFKIIGGEFTTIENQPWFAAIYRRHRGGSVTYLCGGSLISPCWVVSATHCFINNPKKEDYIVYLGRSKLNSDTLGQMKFEVENLILHEDYSADTLAHHNDIALLKIRSNTGQCAQPSRSIQTICLPPSYGDAHFGTSCEITGFGKENTTDYLYPEQLKMTSVKLISYQECQQPHYYGSEITTKMLCAADPQWETDSCQGDSGGPLVCSIHGRLTLTGIVSWGSGCAMKDKPGVYTRVSGFLPWIQRHTGEQNGLDL from the exons ATGAGAATCCTGATGACCTGCCTGCTCCTCTGTGTCCTGGTGGTGAGCGACTCCGAA GGCAGCCATGAACTTCATCCAGTGTCTGATGCAT CAAACTGCGGCTGCCTGAATGGAGGAACATGTGTGTCCTACAAGTACTTCTCCAACATTCAGCGATGCAGCTGTCCAAAGAAATTCCAAGGAGAACACTGTGAGATAG ATACATCGAAAACCTGCTATCAGGGGAATGGTCACTCTTACCGAGGGAAGGCCAACACCGACATCGTGGGCCGGCCCTGCCTGGCCTGGAACTCTGCTGCCGTTCTTCTGAAAGAGTACCATGCCCTCCGATCTGATGCCCTTCAGCTGGGCCTGGGGAAACACAATTATTGCAG GAACCCGGACAACCAGAGAAAGCCATGGTGCTATGTGCAGGTTGGCTTAAACCAGCTTGTCCAACAGTGTATGGTGCACGACTGCTCTTTTG gaaAACGTCCCCTGTCTCCTCCAGGAAAAAGTCCCCTGTCTCCTCCAAAAACAGCAGAGTTTCAGTGTGGCCAGAAGGCTCTGAGGCCTCGCTTTAAGATTATTGGGGGAGAATTCACCACCATCGAGAACCAGCCTTGGTTTGCAGCCATCTATAGGAGGCACCGTGGAGGCTCTGTCACCTACTTGTGCGGAGGCAGTCTCATCAGTCCTTGCTGGGTGGTCAGCGCCACACATTGCTTCAT TAATAACCCGAAGAAGGAGGACTACATTGTCTACCTGGGTCGGTCAAAGCTTAACTCCGATACACTTGGGCAGATGAAGTTTGAAGTGGAAAATCTCATCTTGCATGAGGACTATAGTGCTGACACTCTTGCTCACCACAATGATATCG CCTTGCTGAAGATCAGATCCAACACAGGCCAGTGTGCACAGCCATCCAGGTCCATACAAACCATCTGTTTGCCCCCATCGTATGGTGATGCTCATTTTggcacaagctgtgagatcactgGCTTTGGAAAAGAGAATACCA CTGACTATCTCTATCCAGAGCAGCTGAAAATGACTTCTGTGAAGCTGATTTCCTACCAGGAGTGTCAGCAGCCCCACTACTACGGCTCTGAAATCACCACCAAAATGCTGTGTGCTGCTGACCCACAATGGGAAACAGATTCCTGCCAG GGAGACTCTGGGGGCCCTCTGGTCTGCTCTATCCATGGCCGCCTGACTCTGACTGGGATTGTGAGCTGGGGCAGCGGATGTGCCATGAAGGACAAGCCGGGCGTCTACACAAGAGTCTCAGGCTTCCTGCCTTGGATCCAAAGGCACACTGGGGAGCAGAATGGCCTAGACCTTTGA